In Streptomyces sp. NBC_01717, one DNA window encodes the following:
- a CDS encoding winged helix-turn-helix domain-containing protein, whose translation MTPVPPPAAELSADQARRIALRAQGFLGAPDRRAGVPGVLRHLGAVQLDTISVLARSHELIPYARLGAVGRRTVEDAYWSAGRSFEYWSHAACILPVEEWPHFAFRRRAYRSRPHWHHDLPDGAYDAVIKQLRAEGPLTATELGGAKNGGEWWDWSASKVAVERALMYGEVVCTERRSWKRVYDLAERALPDAVLHDDLDDRECLRRLVALAGRSLGVGTRADIADYHRLKGEQFDAVVADSGLVPVTVEGWAKPAWADPAALASEPRGRHRTTLLSPFDSLIWERARTERIFGFTHRLEAYVPKPKRIHGYFAMPLLAGGKLQGRVDPAREGTTLVARQVSLAGRKAVAPMAEALVEAASWVGCTDVRLERVDAPELREPLAQEIARALN comes from the coding sequence ATGACGCCAGTGCCGCCTCCCGCCGCCGAACTCTCCGCCGACCAGGCCCGCAGAATCGCCCTGCGCGCCCAGGGTTTCCTCGGCGCGCCGGACCGCCGGGCCGGGGTGCCGGGCGTGCTGCGGCACCTCGGTGCCGTACAGCTCGACACGATCTCGGTGCTGGCCCGCTCGCACGAACTGATCCCGTACGCACGCCTCGGCGCCGTCGGCCGGCGCACGGTCGAGGACGCGTACTGGTCGGCCGGCCGCAGCTTCGAGTACTGGTCGCATGCGGCGTGCATCCTGCCGGTCGAGGAGTGGCCGCACTTCGCGTTCCGCCGCCGCGCCTATCGCTCGCGCCCGCACTGGCACCACGACCTGCCGGACGGGGCCTACGACGCGGTGATCAAGCAGCTGCGCGCCGAGGGCCCGCTGACGGCGACGGAGCTGGGCGGCGCGAAGAACGGCGGGGAGTGGTGGGACTGGTCCGCGTCGAAGGTCGCCGTCGAGCGAGCCCTGATGTACGGCGAGGTGGTGTGCACCGAGCGGCGCAGCTGGAAGCGGGTGTACGACCTCGCGGAGCGCGCCCTGCCCGACGCCGTGCTCCACGACGATCTGGACGACAGGGAGTGCCTGCGGCGGCTGGTCGCGCTCGCGGGCCGGTCCCTGGGGGTCGGCACCCGCGCCGACATCGCGGACTACCACCGGCTCAAGGGCGAGCAGTTCGACGCGGTGGTGGCGGACTCCGGTCTGGTACCGGTGACGGTGGAAGGCTGGGCGAAGCCCGCCTGGGCCGACCCGGCGGCGCTGGCCTCGGAGCCCCGGGGACGACACCGTACGACGCTGCTGTCGCCGTTCGACTCACTGATCTGGGAGCGGGCCCGGACGGAGCGGATATTCGGCTTCACGCACCGCCTGGAGGCGTACGTCCCCAAGCCCAAGCGGATCCACGGCTATTTCGCGATGCCGCTGCTGGCCGGCGGCAAGCTGCAGGGCCGGGTCGATCCGGCACGCGAGGGCACCACGCTGGTCGCCCGGCAGGTGTCCCTGGCGGGCAGGAAGGCCGTGGCGCCGATGGCCGAGGCCCTGGTGGAAGCGGCGTCCTGGGTCGGCTGTACGGACGTCCGGCTGGAGCGGGTCGACGCACCGGAGCTGCGCGAGCCGCTCGCCCAGGAAATCGCCCGCGCCCTCAATTGA
- a CDS encoding GNAT family N-acetyltransferase, whose product MEPITLTTERLLLRPFRGGDADEVHAACQDPDIQRWTVVPSPYTHADAELFTRKLSPGGWQDDSMYNFAVVLRDGGAVTGALGINRHNLHGMYEVGFWTAKEHRGLGYTTEAVRAAAHWTFTSLGGDRLEWRAEVGNEPSRAVARRAGFRMEGEQRSGLLNKGVRRDIWVGALLPSDLGLPGAHPYLPATAPTAAPSADLSSGPAPGLPAGPSTAP is encoded by the coding sequence ATGGAGCCGATCACTCTCACCACCGAGCGTCTACTGTTGCGCCCCTTCCGTGGGGGTGACGCGGACGAGGTCCACGCCGCCTGTCAGGACCCGGACATCCAGCGCTGGACGGTCGTCCCTTCCCCGTACACCCACGCCGACGCGGAACTCTTCACCCGAAAGCTGTCCCCCGGCGGCTGGCAGGACGACTCGATGTACAACTTCGCGGTGGTTCTGCGCGACGGCGGGGCCGTGACAGGTGCGCTCGGCATCAACCGCCACAACCTCCACGGCATGTACGAGGTGGGGTTCTGGACCGCGAAGGAGCACCGTGGTCTCGGTTACACGACGGAGGCGGTACGGGCCGCGGCCCACTGGACCTTCACCTCGCTCGGCGGGGACCGGCTGGAGTGGCGGGCCGAGGTGGGCAACGAACCCTCGCGGGCCGTGGCGCGGCGAGCGGGCTTCCGCATGGAGGGCGAGCAGCGGTCGGGGCTGCTGAACAAGGGGGTGCGGCGGGACATCTGGGTCGGCGCGCTGCTCCCTTCCGACCTCGGCCTGCCGGGCGCCCACCCGTATCTCCCGGCCACGGCCCCCACCGCCGCCCCCTCGGCGGACCTCTCCTCCGGTCCGGCCCCCGGTCTCCCCGCGGGTCCGTCCACCGCACCGTGA